The following coding sequences are from one Halomonas sp. HAL1 window:
- a CDS encoding glutaredoxin family protein: MIHLSLYTTLGCHLCTQLEGLVATLANQKVWLHHIEISDDDALVERYGVRIPVLVDSDGNELDRGFELERLSDWLRERGWLDEAALEAFTAPPDTSAPKGAHERDGRRFLG, translated from the coding sequence ATGATTCATCTATCGCTTTACACCACGCTGGGTTGCCACCTATGCACTCAATTGGAAGGGCTGGTGGCGACACTCGCCAATCAGAAGGTGTGGCTGCACCATATCGAAATCAGTGATGACGATGCGCTTGTCGAGCGCTACGGCGTGCGGATACCGGTGCTGGTGGATAGCGATGGCAATGAGTTGGATCGTGGCTTTGAGCTAGAACGCTTAAGCGATTGGTTGCGTGAACGCGGCTGGCTGGATGAAGCTGCCCTGGAAGCGTTTACCGCACCACCCGATACCTCCGCCCCCAAAGGGGCGCATGAGCGTGACGGGCGGCGCTTTCTGGGCTAA
- the ylqF gene encoding ribosome biogenesis GTPase YlqF, with the protein MLGWFPGHMNKARRQIKEVLPEIDVVIEVLDARLPYSSANPMLAELTRHKPVLKILSRADLADPERTAEWVEFFDAQENMRALAVTTTNTRELKKIPKLCHELAGAVRADRDVRVMVMGIPNVGKSTLINGLAGRKIAKTGNEPAVTKRQQKVRIDGRVALTDTPGVLWPKIEDQASAYRLAATGAIRDTAIEYTDVAIVTSAELAKRYPEALTERYKLKALPPYTAPDLPHDIDADGPKKPDFLAIAGFDGNAILKDIAARRGGLRPGGAVDLHRGAEVLLHELRDGKLGRLTLETPADIPPPPVQNDEDNQGLSDA; encoded by the coding sequence ATGCTCGGCTGGTTCCCCGGACATATGAACAAGGCCCGCCGCCAGATTAAGGAGGTGCTGCCTGAAATTGACGTCGTGATCGAGGTCCTCGACGCGCGTCTGCCCTACTCCAGCGCCAACCCGATGCTGGCCGAGCTAACCCGCCATAAGCCGGTGCTGAAAATTCTCTCCCGCGCCGATCTCGCCGACCCAGAGCGGACGGCCGAGTGGGTCGAATTTTTCGATGCCCAAGAGAACATGCGTGCCTTGGCGGTCACTACCACCAATACCCGGGAGCTGAAGAAAATCCCTAAGCTGTGTCATGAGCTGGCCGGTGCCGTGCGCGCCGACCGGGATGTGCGCGTGATGGTGATGGGTATACCGAATGTCGGGAAATCGACACTGATTAATGGCCTAGCCGGGCGAAAAATCGCCAAGACCGGCAACGAGCCAGCGGTGACCAAGCGCCAGCAAAAGGTGCGTATTGATGGACGTGTAGCCCTTACCGATACCCCAGGCGTGCTGTGGCCCAAAATCGAAGACCAGGCCAGCGCCTATCGCCTTGCCGCCACCGGCGCCATTCGCGATACCGCTATCGAATACACCGATGTGGCGATTGTCACTAGTGCAGAGCTTGCCAAGCGCTACCCCGAAGCGCTGACCGAGCGCTATAAGCTCAAAGCGCTGCCGCCTTACACCGCGCCGGACCTCCCCCACGATATTGATGCGGACGGTCCGAAGAAACCTGATTTTCTCGCTATTGCTGGCTTCGACGGTAACGCCATCTTAAAAGATATCGCTGCCCGCCGTGGCGGCCTGCGCCCCGGCGGCGCGGTTGATCTGCACCGCGGCGCCGAAGTACTGCTTCACGAACTTCGCGACGGCAAGCTGGGCAGGCTAACGCTTGAAACCCCTGCAGATATTCCGCCACCCCCGGTGCAAAACGACGAAGACAATCAAGGCCTTTCCGACGCATAA
- the pdxB gene encoding 4-phosphoerythronate dehydrogenase PdxB, with translation MKLVIDANIPAAEHCFGHFGTLTRVPGREINAAHLRDADALIVRSITQVNDQLLADSPVRFIGTCTIGTDHIDQAALAQRNIAFASAPGCNAEAVVDYVLSSLLTLAERDGWPLGERTVGIVGVGNVGSRLQARLTAMGVATLACDPPRADEEGQTGFHSLDALIERCDVLCLHTPLTREGAHATYQLLNAQRIDELAPGSVLLNAGRGDCVDGLALRSRLSGKGDIKAVLDVWEEEPDIDAGLRDLVSIATPHIAGHSLDGKLRGTWMIQQALARHCGQPSEFTFADICPPPALASLHLQHALPPEDALRLCMRAVYDVRRDHDALQRQTLHHGMHKGFDDCRANYPLRREFSTLSVQLSGEAVALEGLLRGAGVTVTEQDSKK, from the coding sequence ATGAAACTTGTCATCGACGCCAATATCCCCGCTGCCGAGCACTGCTTCGGCCATTTCGGTACGCTCACCCGCGTACCAGGGCGGGAGATAAACGCCGCCCACCTTCGGGATGCCGATGCGCTCATCGTGCGCTCCATTACCCAGGTCAACGATCAGCTGCTTGCCGATAGTCCCGTTCGCTTTATCGGCACCTGCACTATCGGCACCGATCATATCGACCAGGCAGCGCTTGCCCAGCGCAATATCGCCTTCGCCAGTGCACCAGGCTGCAACGCCGAAGCGGTGGTTGATTATGTATTGAGCAGCTTGTTGACCCTGGCGGAGCGCGATGGCTGGCCACTTGGCGAGCGCACCGTGGGGATTGTGGGGGTGGGCAATGTCGGCAGCAGACTGCAGGCGCGACTAACCGCCATGGGCGTCGCAACGCTGGCCTGTGATCCGCCCAGAGCCGACGAGGAGGGCCAGACAGGCTTTCACTCGTTAGATGCCCTGATCGAGCGCTGTGATGTGCTCTGCCTGCATACACCGCTTACCCGTGAGGGGGCGCACGCCACGTATCAACTGCTCAACGCCCAGCGTATTGATGAACTGGCGCCAGGTAGTGTGTTGCTCAATGCTGGGCGGGGCGACTGCGTCGATGGATTGGCGCTGCGCAGCCGGTTGTCGGGTAAAGGGGACATTAAGGCGGTGCTGGATGTGTGGGAAGAGGAGCCGGATATCGATGCTGGCTTGCGTGATCTGGTTTCTATAGCAACACCGCATATAGCGGGGCACAGTTTGGATGGCAAGCTACGCGGCACGTGGATGATTCAACAGGCGCTAGCGCGTCACTGCGGCCAGCCCAGTGAATTTACGTTCGCCGATATTTGCCCGCCGCCCGCACTGGCATCGCTGCATTTGCAGCACGCGCTACCGCCAGAAGATGCGCTAAGGCTCTGCATGAGAGCGGTGTACGACGTACGCCGCGACCACGATGCTCTCCAGCGCCAAACGCTGCATCACGGCATGCACAAAGGCTTTGACGACTGCCGCGCCAACTACCCGCTGCGGCGCGAATTCTCCACGCTCAGTGTGCAGCTGTCAGGGGAGGCGGTAGCGCTGGAAGGCTTATTGCGTGGGGCGGGGGTTACGGTAACCGAGCAGGATAGTAAAAAATAA
- the msrB gene encoding peptide-methionine (R)-S-oxide reductase MsrB, whose amino-acid sequence MAKIEKSPDEWQQQLTPEQYRVAREKGTERPFTGDYQVRDAQGIYHCVCCNAPLFENEHKFDAGCGWPSFDRPLGSRCVEEHTDTTHGMQRTEVVCSHCDAHLGHVFPDGPPDTTGLRYCINSVSLEFHPDE is encoded by the coding sequence ATGGCGAAAATAGAAAAATCCCCCGACGAGTGGCAACAGCAGTTAACGCCAGAGCAGTACCGTGTGGCACGCGAGAAAGGCACTGAACGCCCGTTCACCGGGGATTATCAGGTACGCGACGCTCAGGGTATTTATCACTGCGTCTGCTGTAATGCGCCACTGTTTGAGAACGAGCACAAGTTTGACGCTGGCTGCGGCTGGCCAAGCTTTGATCGGCCGCTGGGTAGCCGCTGCGTTGAAGAGCATACGGATACCACTCACGGCATGCAGCGCACCGAGGTCGTCTGTTCTCACTGCGATGCACACCTGGGCCACGTGTTTCCTGATGGGCCACCCGATACCACCGGCTTGCGCTACTGCATCAACTCGGTGTCGTTGGAGTTTCACCCCGACGAGTAA
- the rmf gene encoding ribosome modulation factor encodes MKRQKRDRFQRAYVHGYKAGVSGRSRDDCPSQDINLREYWMSGWREGRGDQWDGMTGISGIHKNPLVMA; translated from the coding sequence ATGAAACGGCAAAAACGTGATCGCTTCCAGCGGGCTTATGTCCACGGCTACAAAGCGGGTGTATCGGGTCGTTCTCGCGACGATTGTCCCAGTCAAGATATCAATTTACGCGAATACTGGATGAGCGGTTGGCGTGAAGGCCGCGGTGACCAGTGGGATGGGATGACAGGCATCTCGGGCATCCACAAAAACCCCTTAGTCATGGCCTAA
- the htpX gene encoding protease HtpX produces the protein MMRILLFLATNIAVLLVASITLRLLGVEGYLRGQGINFTSLLIFCFVFGMAGSIISLFISKWMAKRSTGTVIIETPSNSTERWLLDTVAELSREAGIKTPEVGIFPAQQSNAFATGWNKDDALVAVSAGLMNRMRPEEVRAVLAHEIGHVANGDMVTLALIQGVVNTFVMFFARVVAHLVDNFLRSRSDGEGGLGFMGYFAVVMVAEIVFGILASAIVAWFSRYREYRADEAGARLAGTNAMVSALARLKTETEMPDQMPDTLRAMAITKGQTRSLVEKLFASHPPLDERIRALKEAAYRQ, from the coding sequence ATGATGCGAATTCTGCTGTTTTTAGCGACCAATATAGCGGTCTTGCTGGTCGCCAGTATCACCTTGCGCTTGCTCGGTGTAGAAGGCTACCTGCGCGGCCAGGGCATCAACTTCACCAGCCTGCTGATCTTCTGCTTTGTGTTCGGCATGGCGGGTTCCATCATCTCGCTCTTCATTTCCAAATGGATGGCCAAGCGCAGCACCGGCACGGTGATCATCGAAACGCCCTCCAACTCGACCGAACGGTGGTTGCTGGACACGGTCGCGGAGCTCTCCCGTGAAGCGGGTATTAAAACCCCGGAAGTGGGCATCTTTCCGGCACAGCAATCCAACGCCTTTGCTACGGGCTGGAACAAGGACGATGCACTGGTGGCCGTCTCGGCAGGCTTGATGAATCGCATGCGACCGGAAGAAGTGCGGGCGGTACTGGCTCACGAAATTGGCCACGTTGCCAATGGCGACATGGTAACACTGGCGCTGATTCAAGGCGTGGTGAACACCTTTGTGATGTTCTTTGCCCGGGTAGTGGCACACTTGGTCGATAACTTCCTGCGCAGCCGTAGCGATGGTGAAGGCGGGCTCGGCTTTATGGGTTACTTCGCAGTAGTCATGGTCGCTGAGATTGTGTTCGGCATTTTGGCCTCGGCCATCGTCGCCTGGTTCTCGCGCTATCGCGAATACCGCGCCGACGAAGCGGGCGCGCGCTTGGCAGGCACCAATGCGATGGTCAGTGCGCTGGCACGCTTAAAAACCGAAACGGAAATGCCCGATCAAATGCCGGACACGCTACGCGCCATGGCCATCACCAAAGGCCAAACACGCTCGCTGGTGGAAAAGCTATTTGCCAGCCACCCGCCGCTGGATGAGCGCATCCGTGCGCTGAAAGAAGCCGCTTATCGTCAGTAA
- the rlmKL gene encoding bifunctional 23S rRNA (guanine(2069)-N(7))-methyltransferase RlmK/23S rRNA (guanine(2445)-N(2))-methyltransferase RlmL, whose product MTESNQTAALNLLATCPKGIEGLLHDELIALGATPGKTTVAGVYFTASQAIAYRVCLWSRLANRVILTLVRESMIDTAEQVRDVVARIAWTQHLAPGKTLAVDFHGRSEHIRHTRFGAQTVKDGIVDALQLAGQERPNVDTKTPHLRVYAHLHRMNLTIGLDLSGESLHRRGYRRDVGHAPLKENLAAALLVRAGWPERLKAGEPLIDPLCGAGTLLIEAAMMAADQAPNLNRERFGFHGWAGHDDLAWQEQKREADARASIGRKRCKAQLLGFDQSPAALTAAKSNAMRAGIPALISLHGQSLVQLTRPETLTAESGLLITNPPYGERLGELPELVRLYAQLGEKAKALFPSWTLAVFTGNPDLGHRLGMRAHKQYALKNGALDAKLLLMEIGGAEHPPAESDTKPVQSESSAVATPGEKASEEQAAHKNQDNAQMFANRLIKNQKRLKKWLKQSGETSYRVYDADMPEYALAVDRYGDRVHVQEYAAPSSINPAQAQKRLYDALEVMPEALNVDASKIYIKRRERQTGSAQYQKRAASGERFEVQEGAARLWVNLRDYLDTGLFLDHRPVRRMLGEMASGKRFLNLFCYTATATVQAALGGASDSVSVDMSNTYLEWAKDNFALNKLDTRLHRVVRDDCFRWLETANAEFDLIFMDPPTFSNSKKMRDTLDVQRDHPRLVELAMARLAPGGTLVFSNNQRRFKLDDALYQQYAVEDITGRSFDPDFQRRTNLHHVFILRHKAA is encoded by the coding sequence ATGACCGAGTCGAACCAAACCGCTGCCCTGAACTTGCTCGCCACTTGCCCCAAAGGCATCGAAGGCCTGCTCCACGACGAACTCATAGCGCTGGGCGCCACGCCGGGTAAAACCACCGTGGCAGGCGTCTATTTCACTGCCAGCCAAGCGATCGCTTATCGTGTCTGCCTGTGGTCCCGGTTAGCCAACCGGGTCATTTTGACCCTGGTACGCGAATCGATGATCGATACCGCCGAGCAAGTGCGCGATGTGGTCGCCCGCATTGCCTGGACACAGCATCTGGCACCGGGCAAAACGCTGGCCGTCGATTTCCATGGCCGCAGCGAACACATTCGCCACACCCGCTTTGGCGCCCAAACCGTTAAAGACGGCATTGTCGATGCGCTTCAACTGGCCGGGCAGGAACGCCCCAATGTGGATACCAAAACCCCACATTTGCGCGTCTATGCCCACCTGCACCGGATGAATTTAACCATTGGGCTGGATCTCTCAGGTGAGAGTCTCCACCGCCGTGGTTATCGCCGTGACGTAGGCCATGCACCGCTAAAAGAGAATCTGGCGGCGGCACTGCTGGTGCGCGCAGGCTGGCCCGAGCGCTTAAAAGCGGGAGAGCCGTTGATTGATCCGCTGTGTGGTGCAGGCACGCTGCTGATCGAAGCCGCCATGATGGCCGCTGACCAAGCGCCTAACCTGAATCGTGAGCGGTTCGGCTTCCACGGCTGGGCAGGTCACGATGATCTCGCTTGGCAGGAACAGAAGCGCGAAGCCGATGCGCGCGCGTCGATTGGTCGCAAGCGCTGTAAAGCCCAGCTACTCGGCTTTGATCAGAGCCCTGCAGCACTGACGGCAGCGAAATCCAATGCCATGCGCGCGGGTATTCCAGCCTTGATAAGCCTGCATGGTCAAAGCCTTGTCCAGTTGACGCGACCCGAAACACTGACGGCTGAGAGCGGCCTGCTGATTACTAACCCACCCTACGGCGAACGCCTGGGTGAATTGCCTGAACTGGTGCGTCTATACGCCCAGCTTGGTGAGAAAGCCAAAGCGCTATTCCCCAGCTGGACCCTGGCGGTATTTACCGGTAACCCGGATCTAGGCCACCGGCTGGGCATGCGTGCGCACAAGCAGTACGCGCTTAAAAACGGTGCTCTGGATGCCAAGCTGTTGCTTATGGAGATTGGTGGCGCTGAGCATCCGCCTGCCGAGAGCGATACAAAGCCCGTCCAGAGCGAGAGCAGTGCAGTGGCGACGCCTGGTGAAAAGGCGAGCGAAGAGCAAGCCGCCCACAAAAACCAAGACAATGCGCAGATGTTTGCCAATCGACTGATTAAAAATCAGAAGCGCTTGAAGAAATGGCTGAAGCAGAGCGGTGAAACCAGCTATCGCGTTTATGATGCCGATATGCCGGAATACGCCCTGGCGGTGGATCGTTATGGTGATCGGGTACATGTACAAGAGTACGCGGCACCTAGCTCGATCAACCCAGCCCAGGCGCAAAAGCGCTTGTACGATGCCTTGGAAGTCATGCCCGAGGCGCTTAACGTTGATGCCAGCAAAATCTATATCAAACGCCGCGAACGCCAAACCGGCAGCGCCCAGTACCAGAAGCGGGCCGCCAGCGGTGAACGCTTTGAGGTGCAGGAGGGCGCAGCACGGCTATGGGTCAACCTGCGTGACTATCTGGATACCGGGCTGTTCCTTGACCATCGGCCGGTTCGGCGCATGCTGGGCGAAATGGCCAGCGGTAAGCGTTTTTTAAATCTGTTCTGTTATACCGCCACCGCGACCGTACAGGCGGCCTTGGGTGGCGCCAGTGACAGCGTGAGCGTGGATATGTCCAACACCTACCTGGAGTGGGCCAAGGACAACTTTGCACTGAATAAACTCGATACGCGCCTTCACCGTGTGGTGCGCGACGACTGTTTCCGCTGGCTGGAAACGGCCAACGCCGAGTTCGACCTGATCTTTATGGATCCGCCGACCTTTTCCAACTCCAAGAAAATGCGCGATACCCTTGATGTGCAGCGTGACCATCCGCGACTGGTGGAACTCGCCATGGCGCGCTTGGCACCGGGTGGCACGTTAGTGTTTTCGAATAATCAACGGCGTTTTAAACTCGATGACGCGCTTTACCAGCAGTATGCGGTCGAGGACATCACCGGGCGTAGCTTCGACCCCGATTTCCAGCGGCGTACGAATCTTCACCATGTGTTTATACTGCGCCACAAAGCGGCGTAA
- a CDS encoding pyridoxal phosphate-dependent aminotransferase, protein MDTPQSHESQPLKKSHKLHNVCYDIRGPVLDHAKRLEEEGQRILKLNIGNPAPFGFEAPEEILQDVMRNLPTAQGYCDSKGLYSARKAIMQECQRKQIPGVGIEDIFIGNGVSELIVMAMQALLNDGDEVLIPAPDYPLWTAAAHLSGGHAVHYLCDEQADWTPDMADIRAKITSHTRAIVLINPNNPTGAVYPPAVVKEVLAIAKQHNLVVFSDEIYDKILYDGVEHTATGALADDDQLVITMNGLSKSYRCAGFRSGWMIISGTLAKLNAQDYIQGLNMLASMRLCANVPAQHAIQTALGGYQSINDLILPGGRLLAQRDITVEKLNAIPGVSCVKPKGALYAFPRLDPKVFNIKDDQQMVLDLLLQEKILLVQGTAFNWPEPDHVRIVTLPWADQLGDALDRFANFLSRYRQ, encoded by the coding sequence ATGGATACCCCGCAGTCGCACGAATCACAACCGCTAAAGAAATCTCATAAGCTGCACAATGTCTGCTACGACATTCGCGGCCCGGTACTCGACCACGCCAAGCGCTTGGAAGAGGAAGGCCAACGAATTCTCAAGCTGAATATCGGCAACCCCGCGCCCTTCGGCTTCGAGGCGCCGGAAGAGATTCTCCAGGATGTGATGCGTAACCTGCCCACTGCCCAGGGCTACTGCGACTCCAAAGGCCTCTATTCCGCCCGTAAAGCCATTATGCAGGAGTGCCAGCGCAAACAGATTCCCGGCGTGGGTATCGAAGATATCTTCATCGGCAACGGCGTCTCTGAGCTGATCGTGATGGCCATGCAGGCGCTGCTCAACGACGGCGATGAAGTATTGATTCCCGCGCCGGACTACCCGCTATGGACCGCGGCCGCTCACCTTTCCGGTGGCCACGCGGTGCACTACCTGTGCGACGAGCAGGCCGACTGGACACCTGACATGGCGGATATTCGCGCCAAGATCACCAGTCACACGCGTGCCATTGTGCTGATCAACCCCAATAACCCGACCGGCGCGGTGTATCCGCCCGCGGTGGTCAAAGAAGTATTGGCGATCGCCAAGCAGCACAACCTGGTGGTGTTCTCTGACGAGATCTACGACAAGATTCTGTACGACGGCGTCGAGCACACCGCCACTGGCGCGCTGGCGGATGATGACCAATTAGTCATCACCATGAACGGGCTCTCCAAAAGCTATCGCTGTGCGGGCTTTCGCTCAGGCTGGATGATTATCTCCGGCACCTTGGCCAAATTGAACGCTCAGGACTATATCCAGGGGCTGAATATGTTGGCTTCCATGCGTCTGTGCGCCAACGTGCCCGCCCAGCACGCGATTCAAACCGCGCTGGGGGGCTATCAGTCGATTAACGATTTAATCCTGCCCGGCGGGCGGCTGCTGGCCCAGCGAGACATCACGGTAGAAAAACTGAACGCGATCCCCGGCGTCTCCTGCGTGAAGCCTAAAGGCGCGCTCTACGCGTTTCCGCGCCTGGACCCGAAAGTTTTCAACATCAAAGACGATCAGCAGATGGTGCTTGATCTGCTGCTGCAGGAAAAAATATTGCTGGTACAAGGGACCGCCTTTAACTGGCCAGAGCCGGATCATGTGCGCATTGTGACCCTGCCCTGGGCAGACCAACTCGGTGATGCATTGGACCGTTTTGCCAACTTCCTATCCCGCTACCGGCAGTGA
- a CDS encoding WGR domain-containing protein, with product MIVRWETNHDYVLVHIHQDMFGDWIFSRAWGQIGTQFGGLKHQLADTLEQAQMWLEDETTIQSSRGFRKVLDVADHTPEGQEAMRQLSLLDTL from the coding sequence GTGATCGTACGCTGGGAAACCAACCATGACTATGTGTTGGTTCATATTCACCAGGATATGTTTGGTGACTGGATTTTCAGCCGCGCCTGGGGGCAAATCGGCACTCAGTTTGGCGGTCTAAAGCATCAGCTAGCCGACACGCTGGAGCAGGCCCAGATGTGGCTTGAGGACGAAACCACCATCCAGTCCTCGCGGGGTTTTCGCAAGGTACTGGACGTGGCCGATCATACTCCCGAGGGCCAGGAGGCCATGCGCCAACTATCGCTACTGGATACACTTTAG
- a CDS encoding gamma-glutamyltransferase family protein: MLHTQRSYGGSCVAPHHLAASAGRDVLKQGGNAVEAMVAAAAAIAVVYPHMNALGGDGFWLIHEPGKAPIAIDACGPAAGLANADFYAGESHIPERGPKAALTMAGTIGGWDEALKVASTWGKQLPLTTLLADAIHHAEAGISVTQSQEALTAKHVERLSQSPGFSDSLLLNGKVPREGERLRQPRLAATLKRLAEAGLDDFYRGELAASMAKDLEAVGSPLRLADFHAYRAQRVTPLEVTLQDATLYNLPAPTQGMASLMILGIYERLKATEPNGFDHLHGLIEATKRAFILRDQNVTDPGRVPTPLQALLSEANIGREAAQIDPQRALPWPHKPAPGDTIWMGTVDREGRAVSFIQSIYWEFGSGVVLPESGVLWQNRGISFSLNPDDLRGLAPGRKPFHTLNPALAKFTDGRTMVYGTMGGEGQPQTQAAVFSRYALHGMPLQQSITAPRWLLGRTWGETSTNLKLEARFDDALVTALATAGHDVEVLPDAFSDTMGHAGGIVHHPDGLIESAHDPRSNGGAASV; encoded by the coding sequence ATGCTTCATACTCAACGTAGTTACGGCGGCAGCTGCGTCGCTCCTCACCATCTAGCCGCTAGCGCCGGGCGAGATGTGCTTAAGCAGGGCGGCAACGCGGTGGAGGCCATGGTCGCTGCTGCTGCCGCTATTGCGGTCGTTTATCCGCATATGAACGCCCTGGGAGGTGATGGCTTTTGGTTGATTCATGAACCGGGCAAGGCGCCTATTGCCATCGACGCCTGCGGCCCGGCGGCAGGCTTGGCCAACGCGGATTTCTACGCCGGTGAATCGCACATACCTGAACGAGGCCCAAAGGCCGCCCTCACCATGGCGGGCACCATTGGCGGCTGGGATGAAGCGCTGAAGGTAGCGTCAACATGGGGTAAACAGCTTCCCCTCACCACGCTGCTGGCCGACGCTATTCACCATGCCGAAGCGGGCATTTCGGTCACACAAAGCCAGGAAGCCCTCACCGCCAAACACGTTGAGCGCCTTTCTCAAAGCCCTGGTTTTAGTGATTCCCTGCTGCTTAACGGCAAGGTGCCCCGGGAAGGTGAGCGGCTGCGCCAGCCACGTTTAGCGGCCACCCTCAAGCGTTTGGCGGAAGCCGGATTAGATGACTTCTACCGCGGTGAACTGGCCGCTAGCATGGCGAAAGACTTGGAAGCAGTGGGCAGCCCCCTGCGCTTGGCTGACTTTCACGCCTACCGCGCCCAGCGCGTCACGCCGCTGGAAGTCACCCTCCAGGATGCCACGCTGTATAACCTGCCAGCGCCGACCCAGGGTATGGCGTCGTTAATGATTTTAGGCATCTACGAGCGCTTGAAGGCCACCGAGCCCAACGGCTTTGATCACCTGCACGGGCTCATCGAAGCCACCAAGCGCGCTTTTATCCTACGCGACCAAAACGTGACTGACCCGGGCCGTGTACCCACACCGCTGCAGGCGTTACTCAGCGAGGCGAATATTGGTCGGGAAGCGGCTCAAATTGACCCACAACGCGCCCTGCCCTGGCCACACAAGCCAGCCCCAGGCGACACCATTTGGATGGGCACCGTCGATCGCGAAGGCCGTGCGGTAAGCTTTATTCAGAGTATCTATTGGGAGTTTGGCAGCGGCGTGGTGCTGCCAGAAAGCGGCGTGCTGTGGCAAAACCGCGGCATCAGCTTTTCGCTTAATCCCGACGACCTACGCGGCCTAGCCCCTGGCCGTAAGCCTTTCCATACCCTTAACCCGGCGCTGGCCAAGTTTACCGATGGCCGCACCATGGTTTACGGCACCATGGGTGGTGAAGGCCAGCCGCAAACCCAGGCGGCGGTATTTTCGCGCTATGCACTGCACGGCATGCCGCTTCAACAGTCGATCACGGCGCCTCGCTGGCTGTTGGGTCGTACCTGGGGTGAAACCAGCACTAACTTAAAACTCGAAGCGCGTTTTGACGATGCCCTTGTAACCGCCCTAGCGACGGCTGGCCACGATGTGGAAGTCCTGCCTGATGCCTTCAGCGACACCATGGGCCATGCGGGCGGCATCGTGCACCACCCGGATGGATTGATAGAGAGCGCCCATGACCCACGCAGTAACGGCGGCGCGGCCAGCGTGTAA